A stretch of the Azorhizobium caulinodans ORS 571 genome encodes the following:
- the narH gene encoding nitrate reductase subunit beta translates to MKIRAQIAMVLNLDKCIGCHTCSVTCKNVWTNREGVEYAWFNNVETKPGVGYPREWENQDKWNGGWRRKKNGRIEPRIGAKWRVLANIFANPDLPEIDDYYEPFNFDYEHLHTAKESRAFPTARPRSAVSGERMEKIEWGPNWEEILGGEFAKRSKDVNFEAVQKDIYGQFENTFMMYLPRLCEHCLNPACAASCPSGAIYKREEDGIVLIDQDKCRGWRMCVSGCPYKKIYYNWSSGKSEKCIFCYPRIEAGQPTVCSETCVGRIRYLGVLLYDADRIEAAASVPDEKDLYQAQLDLFLDPKDPAVIAQARADGVPEAWLEAARHSPVWKMAMEWKVAFPLHPEYRTLPMVWYVPPLSPIQSAAAAGQMGVNGEMPDVRSLRIPLRYLANLLTAGDEEPVALALERMLAMRGYMRAKTVDGRLDERIAAKVGLTGAHIEDMYQVMAIANYEDRFVIPTAHREWSEDAYDLRGSCGFSFGNGCSGGSTETNLFGTRQTPKARNPMEVA, encoded by the coding sequence ATGAAGATCCGTGCTCAAATCGCGATGGTGCTGAACCTCGACAAGTGCATCGGCTGCCACACCTGTTCCGTCACCTGCAAGAACGTGTGGACCAACCGCGAGGGCGTCGAATACGCCTGGTTCAACAATGTGGAGACCAAGCCCGGCGTCGGCTATCCCCGCGAGTGGGAGAACCAGGACAAGTGGAACGGCGGCTGGCGGCGCAAGAAGAACGGCCGTATCGAGCCGCGCATCGGCGCCAAGTGGCGGGTGCTCGCGAATATCTTCGCCAATCCGGACCTGCCGGAGATTGACGACTATTACGAGCCCTTCAATTTTGACTACGAGCATCTGCACACGGCGAAGGAGAGCAGGGCTTTCCCCACGGCCCGCCCGCGCTCGGCGGTCAGCGGCGAGCGGATGGAGAAGATCGAGTGGGGGCCGAACTGGGAGGAGATCCTCGGCGGTGAGTTCGCCAAGCGCTCGAAGGATGTGAATTTCGAGGCCGTGCAGAAGGACATCTACGGCCAGTTCGAGAACACCTTCATGATGTATCTGCCGCGCCTGTGCGAGCACTGCCTCAATCCGGCGTGCGCGGCCTCGTGCCCCTCCGGCGCCATCTACAAGCGCGAGGAAGACGGCATCGTCCTCATTGATCAGGACAAGTGCCGGGGCTGGCGCATGTGCGTTTCCGGCTGCCCCTACAAGAAGATCTATTACAACTGGTCTTCGGGAAAGTCGGAGAAGTGCATCTTCTGCTATCCGCGCATCGAGGCGGGCCAGCCCACCGTCTGCTCGGAAACCTGCGTCGGCCGCATCCGCTACCTCGGCGTGCTGCTCTATGATGCGGACCGCATCGAGGCCGCCGCCAGCGTGCCGGACGAGAAGGATCTCTATCAGGCCCAGCTCGACCTCTTCCTCGACCCCAAGGATCCGGCGGTGATCGCGCAGGCGCGCGCCGATGGCGTGCCGGAAGCCTGGCTTGAGGCGGCGCGCCATTCGCCGGTGTGGAAGATGGCCATGGAGTGGAAGGTGGCCTTCCCGCTCCATCCCGAATACCGCACCCTGCCCATGGTCTGGTACGTGCCCCCGCTCTCGCCCATCCAGTCGGCCGCCGCGGCCGGCCAGATGGGGGTGAATGGCGAGATGCCGGACGTGCGCTCGCTGCGCATCCCGCTGCGCTATCTCGCCAACCTGCTCACGGCGGGAGATGAGGAGCCGGTGGCCCTCGCCCTTGAGCGGATGCTTGCCATGCGCGGCTACATGCGGGCCAAGACCGTGGACGGGCGTCTTGATGAGCGCATCGCCGCGAAGGTCGGCCTCACGGGCGCGCATATCGAGGACATGTATCAGGTGATGGCGATCGCCAATTACGAGGATCGCTTCGTCATCCCCACCGCCCATCGCGAGTGGAGCGAGGATGCCTACGACCTGCGCGGCTCCTGCGGCTTCTCCTTCGGCAACGGCTGCTCGGGCGGCAGCACGGAGACCAATTTGTTCGGCACCCGCCAGACGCCCAAGGCGCGCAATCCCATGGAGGTGGCGTGA